A region of Arabidopsis thaliana chromosome 5, partial sequence DNA encodes the following proteins:
- the ASL1 gene encoding ASYMMETRIC LEAVES 2-like 1 (ASYMMETRIC LEAVES 2-like 1 (ASL1); CONTAINS InterPro DOMAIN/s: Lateral organ boundaries, LOB (InterPro:IPR004883), Asymmetric leaves, AS2/LOB (InterPro:IPR017414); BEST Arabidopsis thaliana protein match is: LOB domain-containing protein 10 (TAIR:AT2G23660.2); Has 1807 Blast hits to 1807 proteins in 277 species: Archae - 0; Bacteria - 0; Metazoa - 736; Fungi - 347; Plants - 385; Viruses - 0; Other Eukaryotes - 339 (source: NCBI BLink).), whose product MASSSSPCAACKFLRRKCTQECVFAPYFPPDQPQKFAFVHKVFGASNVAKLLNELASNQREDAVNSLFYEAEARLRDPVYGCVGLISILQHRLKQVNHDLENAKKELATYVGPQAMLPILQPHFMSLPPQPQRPSSSSASVLTQHHHNLLPMMAIPTGQLYHQQQQQIFEAQQLAAVAREQQNEMFRAYGGGGGSSSPHHQNQAQAEILRFNNGFDSVPAGSVTVTGFNQLSSGGTAVTGMSLGGNFVDSPSTNNNYHTDQQLHHHHQPQQHHEAQLFIPSQSSQPLPLQTQETQTQTQPNSESEEGRRNVIG is encoded by the coding sequence atggcgTCTTCAAGCTCTCCTTGCGCAGCTTGTAAATTCTTGAGAAGAAAATGCACACAAGAATGTGTATTCGCTCCATATTTCCCACCAGACCAACCTCAAAAATTCGCATTCGTTCACAAAGTCTTTGGAGCAAGTAACGTCGCTAAGCTTCTCAACGAGCTTGCCTCTAACCAAAGAGAAGACGCAGTGAACTCTCTTTTCTACGAAGCTGAAGCTAGGTTACGTGATCCGGTTTACGGTTGCGTCGGTTTAATCTCAATCCTTCAACATCGTCTTAAACAAGTTAACCACGATCTTGAAAACGCTAAGAAAGAGCTCGCTACGTACGTTGGTCCTCAAGCTATGCTCCCAATTCTTCAACCGCATTTCATGTCTCTACCACCTCAACCGCAACgaccgtcttcttcttcagcgtCTGTGTTGACTCAGCATCATCATAACTTGTTGCCGATGATGGCTATTCCAACAGGACAACTGtaccatcaacaacaacaacagatcTTTGAGGCTCAGCAGTTAGCAGCGGTTGCGAGAGAGCAACAGAATGAGATGTTTAGAGCttatggaggaggaggaggaagtaGTAGTCCACACCATCAAAACCAAGCTCAAGCTGAGATTTTGAGGTTTAATAATGGTTTTGACTCTGTACCGGCCGGTTCAGTTACGGTTACTGGGTTTAATCAGTTAAGTTCTGGTGGTACAGCGGTAACCGGAATGTCTCTTGGAGGTAACTTTGTTGATAGTCCTTCGACGAATAATAATTACCATACGGATCAGCAATtacaccatcatcatcaaccgCAACAACATCATGAGGCTCAACTATTCATACCTTCACAATCTTCTCAGCCGCTACCGCTCCAAACGCAGGAGACGCAAACGCAGACGCAGCCGAATTCGGAGAGCGAGGAGGGTAGAAGGAATGTCATTGGTTAA
- the SNRK2.3 gene encoding sucrose nonfermenting 1(SNF1)-related protein kinase 2.3, producing the protein MDRAPVTTGPLDMPIMHDSDRYDFVKDIGSGNFGVARLMRDKLTKELVAVKYIERGDKIDENVQREIINHRSLRHPNIVRFKEVILTPTHLAIIMEYASGGELYERICNAGRFSEDEARFFFQQLLSGVSYCHSMQICHRDLKLENTLLDGSPAPRLKICDFGYSKSSVLHSQPKSTVGTPAYIAPEVLLRQEYDGKIADVWSCGVTLYVMLVGAYPFEDPEEPRDYRKTIQRILSVKYSIPDDIRISPECCHLISRIFVADPATRISIPEIKTHSWFLKNLPADLMNESNTGSQFQEPEQPMQSLDTIMQIISEATIPAVRNRCLDDFMTDNLDLDDDMDDFDSESEIDIDSSGEIVYAL; encoded by the exons ATGGATCGAGCTCCGGTGACCACAGGACCGTTGGATATGCCGATTATGCACGACAGTGATCGATATGACTTCGTTAAGGATATTGGTTCTGGTAATTTCGGTGTTGCTCGTCTTATGAGAGATAAACTCACTAAAGAGCTTGTTGCTGTCAAGTACATCGAGAGAGGAGACaag ATTGATGAAAATGTTCAAAGGGAGATCATTAACCACAGGTCACTAAGGCATCCTAATATTGTCAGATTTAAAGAG GTCATTTTGACGCCGACTCATCTGGCTATCATAATGGAATATGCTTCTGGCGGTGAACTTTACGAGCGGATTTGCAATGCAGGACGGTTTAGTGAAGATGAG GCTCGGTTCTTCTTTCAGCAGCTTCTATCTGGAGTCAGTTATTGTCATTCGATG CAAATTTGCCATCGTGACCTGAAGCTAGAGAATACATTGTTGGATGGAAGTCCTGCTCCTCGATTaaaaatttgtgattttggatATTCAAAG TCTTCTGTTCTTCATTCACAACCAAAGTCAACTGTTGGTACTCCTGCATACATCGCTCCAGAGGTACTGCTTCGTCAGGAATATGATGGCAAG ATTGCAGATGTATGGTCATGTGGTGTGACCTTATACGTCATGTTGGTTGGAGCGTATCCGTTCGAAGATCCAGAAGAGCCAAGAGACTATCGGAAAACAATACAG AGAATCCTTAGCGTTAAATACTCAATCCCTGATGACATACGGATATCACCTGAATGCTGTCATCTTATTTCAAGAATCTTCGTGGCTGATCCCGCTACC AGAATAAGCATACCAGAGATCAAAACCCATAGTTGGTTCTTGAAGAATCTCCCTGCTGATCTAATGAACGAGAGCAACACAGGAAGCCAGTTCCAGGAGCCTGAACAACCAATGCAAAGCCTTGACACAATCATGCAAATCATCTCTGAAGCCACAATTCCCGCTGTTCGAAACCGTTGCCTAGACGATTTCATGACTGACAATCTTGATCTTGACGATGACATGGATGACTTTGACTCTGAATCTGAAATCGACATTGACAGTAGCGGAGAGATAGTTTACGCTCTCTAA
- a CDS encoding Leucine-rich repeat (LRR) family protein (Leucine-rich repeat (LRR) family protein; BEST Arabidopsis thaliana protein match is: Disease resistance protein (CC-NBS-LRR class) family (TAIR:AT5G66900.1); Has 1807 Blast hits to 1807 proteins in 277 species: Archae - 0; Bacteria - 0; Metazoa - 736; Fungi - 347; Plants - 385; Viruses - 0; Other Eukaryotes - 339 (source: NCBI BLink).) yields the protein MNSNSIQSFDALPHNLRECFLDMASFLEDQRIIASTIIDLWSASYGKEGMNNLQDLASRNLLKLLPIGRNEYEDGFYNELLVKQDNVLREFAINQCLKESSSIFERKRLNLEIQDNKFPNWCLNPKQPIVINASLFSISTDDSFASSWFEMDCPNVEALVLNISSSNYALPNFIATMKELKVVIIINHGLEPAKLTNLSCLSSLPNLKRIRFEKVSISLLDIPKLGLKSLEKLSLWFCHVVDALNELEDVSETLQSLQEIEIDYCYNLDELPYWISQVVSLKKLSVTNCNKLCRVIEAIGDLRDLETLRLSSCASLLELPETIDRLDNLRFLDVSGGFQLKNLPLEIGKLKKLEKISMKDCYRCELPDSVKNLENLEVKCDEDTAFLWKILKPEMKNLTITEEKTEHNLNLLQLF from the exons ATGAATTCGAATTCgattcaaagctttgatgccTTGCCCCACAATCTTCGAGAGTGTTTCTTGGACATGGCCTCATTTCTTGAAGACCAAAGGATAATAGCTTCCACTATAATTGACTTATGGTCTGCATCATACGGTAAAGAGGGTATGAATAACCTCCAAGATCTTGCCTCTCGCAATCTCCTTAAACTTCTTCCTATTGG GAGAAATGAGTATGAAGATGGTTTCTACAATGAGTTATTGGTTAAACAAGACAACGTCCTTAGAGAATTTGCTATAAATCAATGCCTAAAAGAGTCGTCTTCGATTTTCGAAAGGAAAAGATTAAACTTGGAGATACAAGATAACAAATTCCCAAACTGGTGTTTAAATCCAAAACAACCTATTGTTATTAATGCATCTCTCTTTTCTATCTCTACTG aTGATTCATTTGCATCAAGTTGGTTTGAAATGGATTGTCCAAATGTTGAAGCTTTAGTTCTTAATATCTCTTCATCAAACTATGCATTACCAAACTTCATTGCTACTATGAAGGAATTGAAGGTTGTGATTATCATAAATCACGGTCTTGAGCCTGCAAAGTTGACTAACTTGTCTTGTCTCAGCTCGTTACCAAACCTGAAACGGATCAGATTCGAGAAAGTTTCAATCAGTTTGCTTGACATTCCCAAACTTGGTCTCAAGAGTCTTGAGAAGTTGTCCTTATGGTTTTGTCACGTTGTTGATGCTCTCAACGAATTAGAAGATGTTTCTGAAACTTTACAAAGTCTACAGGAAATCGAGATTGACTATTGCTACAATCTTGATGAATTACCATATTGGATCTCTCAAGTTGTTTCATTGAAGAAGCTTAGTGTCACAAATTGTAACAAGCTTTGCAGAGTCATAGAAGCTATAGGTGACTTAAGGGACCTTGAAACGCTGAGACTGAGTTCTTGTGCTAGTCTCTTAGAGCTACCTGAAACGATTGACAGACTCGACAATTTGCGGTTTCTTGATGTTTCTGGTGGCTTCCAACTGAAAAACCTGCCTCTAGAAATTGGAAAGCTCAAGAAGCTTGAGAAGATTTCGATGAAAGATTGTTATCGATGCGAGTTACCGGATTCTGTGAAGAATCTAGAGAATCTGGAAGTGAAATGCGACGAAGATACTGCGTTCTTGTGGAAAATATTGAAACCAGAAATGAAGAATCTGACGATCACAGaggaaaaaacagaacataaccTCAACTTGCTTCAACTGTTTTAA